Proteins from a genomic interval of Quercus robur chromosome 9, dhQueRobu3.1, whole genome shotgun sequence:
- the LOC126700941 gene encoding uncharacterized protein LOC126700941, which produces MSVGRFSTEPDERESKRVKVSATPLIRFSEEDKQGTLQPHDDALIVTLRIGGYDVKRVLVDQGSAVEVMYPDLYKGLNLKPEDLTPYGSPLVSFEGKIVTPKGMIRLPMQTDSNVIEVNFIVVDAYSPYTAIVARPWLHALGAVLSTLHQKVKYPSEGQVKEIIGNQGMARQFMVSAISQRLSSEPSTSAENGL; this is translated from the coding sequence atgtcagtgggcAGGTTCTCGACTGAGCCGGACGAAAGGGAATCCAAGAGAGTCAAAGTGAGTGCCACGCCATTAATCAGGTTCTCGGAGGAGGACAAGCAAGGAACCCTTCAACCCCACGACGATGCCCTAATCGTCACGCTCAGAAttggaggttatgacgtgaaaagggtgttagttgatcaaggCAGTGCCGTGgaggtaatgtaccctgatttgTACAAGGGGTTGAACTTGAAGCCAGAAGACCTGACGCCATACGGCTCCCCTCTGGTcagttttgaaggaaaaatcgTCACCCCGAAAGGCATGATAAGGCTGCCTATGCAAACAGACTCAAACGTGATAGAGGTGAACTTCATTGTCGTagatgcatactccccctacacagctatCGTGGCCCGGCCGTGGCTTCATGCACTGGGGGCTGTGCTATCAACCTTGcaccaaaaagtgaagtatccgtcaGAAGGTCAAGTCAAAGAAATAATAGGGAACCAAGGAATGGCTAGGCAATTCATGGTATCGGCAATCTCACAAAGACTAAGTAGTGAACCTTCCACTTCAGCCGAGaacggcttatag
- the LOC126700939 gene encoding uncharacterized protein LOC126700939, protein MTSLEIDGFLQVLKDVIVPDGYASNISHRVNMKECKISGLKSHDNHILMQQLLPIALCGSLPSHVTRPLIKLACFFREICSKTLTVSDIVTSETDIAVTLCELEKIFPPSFFTVMVHLVMHLAAEAKIGSAVHYHWMYPIERYLSRLKSYVRNRATLEGSIAEGYIVEECLTFCSRYMEGVETIFNRPTRMIEESTGVMSLTGADKEREGVSDTLVTLSKWLYIYVKQFKHYVINGLKFRSINDEANRKMQNSGVSVATDGGSTYYGILSDIIELNYSDKVKHVLFKCKWVHDQHRRGYRTDEFGFPMVNFTHFIHGGDKMMDELYILASQAIHIFYVEDKRHKDWYAVVKTKAKDVFDAGDDLEGMTIDVSIIAERDLHGVNNEDEFIDNESDNEDDNEDEYIEDE, encoded by the exons ATGACTTCATTGGAGATAGATGGTttcttgcaagttttgaaggacGTAATAGTGCCTGATGGGTATGCTTCCAATATCTCACATCGTGTGAatatgaaagaatgcaagattTCTGGTTTGAAGAGTCATGATAATCACATATTGATGCAGCAACTTTTACCCATAGCATTATGTGGGTCTTTGCCATCTCATGTTACTAGGCCTTTGATAAAGTTAGCTTGCTTCTTTAGAGAAATTTGTTCCAAAACCCTTACGGTTTCAGATATTGTGACTAGTGAGACAGACATTGCAGTGACATTGTGTGAATTGGAAAAGATATTTCCTCCATCCTTCTTTACAGTGATGGTACATTTGGTCATGCACTTAGCTGCTGAAGCTAAGATTGGTAGTGCAGTGCACTACCATTGGATGTATCCTATTGAGAG GTACCTCTCACGTCTTAAGTCTTACGTACGAAATAGAGCTACTCTAGAAGGGTCTATTGCTGAAGGATACATAGTAGAGGAGTGCTTAACATTTTGTTCACGGTATATGGAAGGAGTTGAAACTATATTCAATCGACCCACTAGGATGATTGAGGAGTCAACGGGG GTGATGTCCCTCACTGGTGCTGATAAGGAAAGAGAGGGAGTTAGTGATACCCTTGTTACATTGTCCAAATGGCTGTATATTTATGTAAAGCagttcaagcattatgtcataAATGGTTTAAAATTTAGGAGTATAAATGATGAGGCAAACAGGAAAATGCAGAATAGTGGAGTTAGTGTCGCTACTGATGGGGGCAGTACTTACTatggtattttaagtgatataATCGAGTTGAATTATTCTGACAAAGTCAAACATGTGTTATTCAAGTGTAAATGGGTTCATGACCAACATAGGAGAGGATATAGGACTGATGAATTTGGGTTTCCTATGGTGAACTTTACACACTTCATACATGGTGGGGATAAAATGATGGATGAACTATACATCTTGGCATCTCAAGCTATACACATTTTTTATGTGGAAGATAAAAGGCATAAAGATTGGTATGCTGTTGTCAAAACTAAAGCTAAGGACGTGTTTGATGCTGGT GATGATTTAGAGGGAATGACAATTGATGTCTCCATCATTGCTGAAAGAGATCTTCATGGAGTAAACAATGAAGATGAGTTTATTGACAATGAGTCTGACAATGAAGATGACAACGAGGATGAGTACATCGAGGATGAGTAG